A single region of the Epinephelus fuscoguttatus linkage group LG14, E.fuscoguttatus.final_Chr_v1 genome encodes:
- the LOC125900774 gene encoding uncharacterized protein LOC125900774: MKMKAFVVFFILTHVSQHASSVLVLEGMESVWLPCQVSGLPKNTKVVWSRFDLNPSTIHQLQDKYEPYVQNQQYSSRTSMSADALKTGDLSLTLKKPHHSDSSIYTCTIHNDKSEIGRQTVWLQVIELPTFPAGAFAVLAVVFAAGLAVYFWYNTIPVSQVEVEEGVWLVKLPCKTKVQLPDCVVVEWSRCAPKPMMIHSYQNGSDLHVGQDEFYCDRTKMEKEPLKTGDLSLTLREPWSRDSATYICTVHSHTKVWMQKVVHLTVKPVVQVVEVRECAKSVTLTFRPHVKLPGDATVEWCRMDTGTLVAANLNQPGKKKNSYRGQLNKNLLQTGDLSLTLIKPTQADSAIYLCTVCGYGDVLLQRFVHLNVQGKGF, from the exons ATGAAGATGAAGGCGTTTGTGGTGTTTTTCATCCTCACTCATG tttcccagcatgcatcGAGCGTGTTGGTGTTAGAGGGGATGGAGTCTGTCTGGCTGCCCTGCCAGGTATCTGGGTTACCTAAGAACACCAAAGTGGTGTGGAGCCGCTTCGATCTCAATCCCTCAACCATCCACCAGCTTCAGGACAAATATGAGCCTTATGTTCAAAACCAGCAGTACAGCAGCCGAACCTCGATGTCAGCTGATGCTCTGAAAACTGGTGACCTCAGCCTCACTCTGAAAAAACCCCACCACTCTGACAGCAGCATCTACACCTGCACCATCCACAATGATAAAAGTGAAATTGGACGGCAAACTGTGTGGCTGCAGGTCATAG AACTGCCCACTTTCCCTGCTGGAGCCTTTGCTGTCCTGGCTGTTGTCTTTGCTGCGGGTCTAGCAGTATATTTTTGGTACAACACCATTCCAG TCTCCCAGGTGGAGGTGGAAGAGGGGGTGTGGCTTGTCAAGCTTCCTTGCAAAACCAAAGTCCAGCTGCCTGATTGCGTTGTAGTGGAGTGGAGCCGCTGTGCCCCCAAGCCCATGATGATCCACAGTTATCAGAATGGCAGTGACCTGCATGTCGGGCAGGACGAGTTTTACTGCGACCGCACAAAGATGGAGAAAGAGCCACTGAAAACTGGAGACCTCAGTCTGACCCTGAGAGAACCCTGGAGTAGAGACAGTGCCACCTACATCTGCACCGTCCACTCGCACACAAAAGTCTGGATGCAGAAGGTCGTACACCTCACTGTCAAAC CTGTCGTTCAGGTGGTGGAGGTCAGGGAGTGTGCTAAATCTGTCACACTGACATTCAGGCCTCATGTTAAGCTGCCTGGAGATGCAACAGTGGAGTGGTGTCGTATGGACACTGGCACACTCGTTGCAGCCAATTTGAACCAGCCTGGGAAGAAGAAAAACTCTTACAGGGGCCAACTGAATAAAAACCTGTTGCAAACTGGAGATCTCAGTCTGACCCTGATTAAACCCACTCAAGCAGACAGCGCCATATACTTGTGCACTGTCTGCGGGTACGGAGATGTCCTATTGCAGAGATTCGTACATCTCAATGTCCAAG GGAAAGGTTTTTAA
- the LOC125900641 gene encoding dehydrogenase/reductase SDR family member 13-like isoform X2: MAGKTVIITGGNTGIGKATALHLARKGARVILACRNRDKAETAIADITKQTGSTDVLYMQLDLASLKSVRCFAETFLKNESSLDLLINNAGLVADGRTEDGFGIEFGVNHLGHFLLTYLLLDRLKEGGGGRVVTLSSMAHRWGHIDLEALAATGHLGTGRYSWQFFQAYCNSKLCNVLFTHELAKRLKGTKVTCYSVHPGVVRTELSRHVSLWQKVFIEPIARLLFLDPEAGAQTTLHCSLQEGIEPLSGRYFSCCAMQEVCARARDDNMARKLWEVSEKLCGLS, encoded by the exons ATGGCCGGCAAGACCGTCATCATCACAg GAGGAAACACCGGTATCGGGAAAGCCACGGCGCTGCACCTGGCCAGGAAGGGAGCCAGAGTGATCCTGGCCTGCCGAAACCGGGACAAGGCTGAGACTGCCATCGCAGATATAACAAAG CAAACAGGAAGTACTGACGTCCTCTACATGCAGCTGGACCTGGCCAGTCTGAAGTCTGTTCGCTGCTTCGCCGAAACATTCCTGAAAAATGAGTCCAGTTTGGATCTGCTCATCAACAacgcag GTCTGGTGGCTGATGGGCGGACAGAAGACGGTTTCGGCATCGAGTTCGGGGTGAACCACCtgggtcacttcctgttgacgTACCTGCTGCTGGACCGTCTGAAGGAGGGCGGGGGAGGACGAGTGGTCACTCTGTCCTCCATGGCTCACCGCTGGGGACACATCGACCTGGAG gctcTGGCAGCTACCGGACACCTGGGCACCGGCAGGTACAGCTGGCAGTTCTTCCAGGCGTACTGCAACAGTAAGCTGTGTAACGTGCTCTTCACCCATGAGCTCGCCAAGAGACTGAAAGGAACCAAGGTCACCTGCTACAGCGTCCACCCAG GTGTGGTTCGGACTGAGCTGTCCCGTCACGTCAGCCTGTGGCAGAAGGTCTTCATCGAGCCCATAGCGCGGCTGCTGTTCCTGGACCCCGAGGCTGGAGCTCAGACCACGCTGCACTGCTCCCTGCAGGAGGGAATCGAACCTCTGAGCGGACGTTACTTCTCCTGCTGCGCCATGCAGGAAGTGTGCGCCCGGGCCCGAGACGACAACATGGCCCGGAAACTGTGGGAGGTCAGCGAGAAGCTCTGTGGACTCTCTTAA
- the LOC125900641 gene encoding dehydrogenase/reductase SDR family member 13-like isoform X1, whose translation MFHLLLLAGVVLGGYIFLTQTLFKRSKCKGNAAMAGKTVIITGGNTGIGKATALHLARKGARVILACRNRDKAETAIADITKQTGSTDVLYMQLDLASLKSVRCFAETFLKNESSLDLLINNAGLVADGRTEDGFGIEFGVNHLGHFLLTYLLLDRLKEGGGGRVVTLSSMAHRWGHIDLEALAATGHLGTGRYSWQFFQAYCNSKLCNVLFTHELAKRLKGTKVTCYSVHPGVVRTELSRHVSLWQKVFIEPIARLLFLDPEAGAQTTLHCSLQEGIEPLSGRYFSCCAMQEVCARARDDNMARKLWEVSEKLCGLS comes from the exons ATGTTTCACCTTCTGCTGCTGGCCGGTGTGGTGCTGGGAGGATACATCTTCCTCACACAGACTCTCTTCAAAAGGTCCAAATGTAAAGGAAACGCAGCGATGGCCGGCAAGACCGTCATCATCACAg GAGGAAACACCGGTATCGGGAAAGCCACGGCGCTGCACCTGGCCAGGAAGGGAGCCAGAGTGATCCTGGCCTGCCGAAACCGGGACAAGGCTGAGACTGCCATCGCAGATATAACAAAG CAAACAGGAAGTACTGACGTCCTCTACATGCAGCTGGACCTGGCCAGTCTGAAGTCTGTTCGCTGCTTCGCCGAAACATTCCTGAAAAATGAGTCCAGTTTGGATCTGCTCATCAACAacgcag GTCTGGTGGCTGATGGGCGGACAGAAGACGGTTTCGGCATCGAGTTCGGGGTGAACCACCtgggtcacttcctgttgacgTACCTGCTGCTGGACCGTCTGAAGGAGGGCGGGGGAGGACGAGTGGTCACTCTGTCCTCCATGGCTCACCGCTGGGGACACATCGACCTGGAG gctcTGGCAGCTACCGGACACCTGGGCACCGGCAGGTACAGCTGGCAGTTCTTCCAGGCGTACTGCAACAGTAAGCTGTGTAACGTGCTCTTCACCCATGAGCTCGCCAAGAGACTGAAAGGAACCAAGGTCACCTGCTACAGCGTCCACCCAG GTGTGGTTCGGACTGAGCTGTCCCGTCACGTCAGCCTGTGGCAGAAGGTCTTCATCGAGCCCATAGCGCGGCTGCTGTTCCTGGACCCCGAGGCTGGAGCTCAGACCACGCTGCACTGCTCCCTGCAGGAGGGAATCGAACCTCTGAGCGGACGTTACTTCTCCTGCTGCGCCATGCAGGAAGTGTGCGCCCGGGCCCGAGACGACAACATGGCCCGGAAACTGTGGGAGGTCAGCGAGAAGCTCTGTGGACTCTCTTAA